A genomic stretch from Colwellia sp. Arc7-635 includes:
- a CDS encoding DUF4198 domain-containing protein, with protein sequence MKKIILASALFATCTAVQAHDIWIKADTHEINSEEQKVFALDVSRSAQAYVAESNHEVKSLMMTSPKGTSTTLNADYSGKVKEVFEVEFNESGTYHFESPMTQVFLSFYFDEAGKKHKIRMPKTEYHTLPKGSKPEKTVEKQIITETYVSYNGFSDIKQTRDDGLQIVLMQHPNKLRAGKAFSFKLTYNGQPIPEAEVALKSLNEFYYQDSDKVEVNLTAKDKGLVTFKPKHPGRYLMGVEFGVELKGNAKADFRSIEKFLTFEITQ encoded by the coding sequence ATGAAAAAAATTATACTCGCCAGCGCTTTATTCGCTACATGCACTGCCGTACAAGCCCATGATATTTGGATAAAAGCCGATACTCATGAAATTAATAGCGAAGAACAAAAAGTATTTGCATTAGATGTTTCTCGTTCAGCTCAAGCATACGTTGCTGAATCAAATCATGAAGTTAAGAGCCTTATGATGACGTCACCAAAAGGTACATCAACAACGTTGAATGCGGATTACTCAGGTAAAGTAAAAGAAGTATTTGAAGTAGAATTCAATGAATCTGGTACTTATCATTTCGAAAGCCCAATGACACAAGTGTTTCTTTCATTCTATTTTGATGAAGCAGGTAAAAAACATAAAATTAGAATGCCTAAAACAGAGTATCACACATTACCTAAAGGCTCCAAACCTGAAAAAACAGTAGAAAAACAAATAATTACAGAAACATACGTTAGCTATAATGGCTTTAGTGATATAAAGCAAACCCGTGATGACGGCTTACAAATTGTGCTAATGCAGCACCCTAATAAATTAAGAGCGGGCAAAGCCTTTAGCTTCAAATTAACTTATAACGGTCAACCTATACCTGAAGCTGAAGTTGCGTTGAAAAGCCTAAATGAATTTTATTACCAAGACAGCGATAAAGTTGAAGTTAACTTAACTGCAAAAGATAAAGGCCTTGTTACTTTCAAGCCAAAACACCCTGGACGTTATTTAATGGGTGTTGAATTCGGTGTAGAGCTTAAAGGTAATGCTAAAGCTGACTTCAGATCTATTGAAAAATTCTTAACATTTGAGATCACTCAATAA
- a CDS encoding biopolymer transporter ExbD, whose amino-acid sequence MSLTPLIDVVFILLIFFMLVSQFMQLQQQSVPLSAEGEASTEAHDSLNIGIIKNEGENTLDYRVNGIAMNFSQLSSHLQENKVAKVLLMPEANISLQTFISVKERLSRLGIKKINSEFIGYEVN is encoded by the coding sequence GTGAGTTTAACACCACTGATTGATGTGGTGTTTATCTTATTAATTTTCTTTATGTTAGTTAGCCAATTTATGCAGCTACAACAGCAAAGTGTGCCCTTGAGTGCTGAAGGTGAAGCTTCTACAGAAGCGCATGACAGTCTCAATATTGGCATCATAAAAAATGAAGGGGAAAATACCCTTGATTATCGGGTTAATGGTATCGCAATGAACTTTTCCCAACTAAGTTCACATTTGCAAGAAAATAAAGTAGCGAAGGTGTTATTAATGCCAGAAGCGAACATAAGTTTACAAACATTTATTAGCGTGAAAGAACGTTTATCACGTTTGGGCATTAAAAAAATTAACAGCGAATTTATTGGCTATGAAGTTAACTAA
- a CDS encoding PepSY-associated TM helix domain-containing protein codes for MKIKNKLLRKIHIYCSLICCTLLVFFSLTGITLNHRDLFEAEPKQTTSEHVLNAVNKQAVNLLLKHVDISLSAHQLSDLIENKELSLPSPGKRLELYIEEQSLFIDTSDFGLLSQLNELHQGRYTSLIWKIVSDFTAIIFLFIAITGVWLSLRDNKQRRNYYYFLSLSLVTFLLFME; via the coding sequence ATGAAAATAAAGAACAAACTCCTTCGAAAAATCCATATTTACTGCTCTCTGATTTGCTGTACTTTGTTAGTTTTTTTTTCATTAACCGGTATTACCTTAAATCATAGAGATTTATTCGAAGCAGAGCCAAAACAAACAACTAGCGAGCATGTCCTTAATGCTGTTAACAAGCAGGCTGTTAATTTACTTTTAAAGCACGTTGATATATCGCTGAGCGCACATCAGCTTAGCGACTTAATCGAGAATAAAGAGCTATCACTACCTAGCCCAGGTAAAAGGCTTGAATTATATATTGAAGAGCAAAGCTTATTTATTGATACCAGTGACTTTGGCTTATTAAGCCAGTTAAACGAACTACACCAAGGGCGATACACCAGTTTAATTTGGAAAATTGTTTCTGACTTTACCGCGATTATTTTCCTTTTTATAGCGATTACAGGAGTCTGGTTAAGCCTAAGAGACAATAAACAGCGTCGTAATTATTACTATTTTTTATCACTAAGCCTAGTAACCTTTCTATTATTTATGGAGTAA
- a CDS encoding MotA/TolQ/ExbB proton channel family protein, with the protein MPLWLVQGGWSLWVLIALSVISVSIASYKLAQFIWFGVANSRHYASWITKFSNNSLSVNYSKKHSDAYLLNEITNHAVNQSKIHHNKDDFEVVMEQYATNKIEQMRGGLKTLEVISMTAPLLGLLGTVLGMINAFDQLKNSGMQVDPSILSAGISQALLTTAAGLVVALPALSLWHLYERMLAKAQRQIETLLTEISIRTQWQESTHETVSKA; encoded by the coding sequence ATGCCTTTATGGTTAGTTCAAGGTGGCTGGAGCTTATGGGTGCTGATTGCACTTTCTGTCATTTCAGTATCAATCGCGAGTTACAAATTGGCGCAATTCATCTGGTTTGGTGTCGCTAACAGTCGTCACTATGCGTCATGGATTACAAAGTTTAGTAATAACTCACTTTCTGTCAACTATAGCAAAAAGCATAGCGATGCTTATCTACTGAATGAAATCACTAACCATGCGGTTAATCAGTCAAAAATTCATCATAACAAAGATGACTTTGAAGTGGTGATGGAGCAATACGCTACCAATAAAATAGAGCAAATGCGTGGTGGATTAAAAACCCTTGAGGTGATCAGTATGACCGCTCCTTTACTCGGCCTTTTAGGCACTGTATTAGGGATGATAAATGCTTTTGACCAGCTGAAAAATTCGGGTATGCAAGTTGACCCAAGCATTTTGTCGGCGGGTATATCTCAAGCGTTGTTAACAACCGCTGCAGGCCTTGTTGTTGCCTTACCAGCATTATCGCTGTGGCATCTTTATGAACGAATGTTAGCCAAAGCACAACGTCAAATTGAAACCTTATTAACTGAAATATCGATCAGAACCCAATGGCAAGAGTCAACGCATGAAACTGTCAGCAAAGCCTAA
- a CDS encoding biopolymer transporter ExbD, with product MKLTKTVTAAPVIEPMLPLINIIFLLLIFFMVSAHITTPITGILIPNQSKENPLAHKNNSQDKWLFISKDGELTYQKNVMAFSALADNFHDRAELSILADSEITTGMLEKIVRELSKAGVKNLKLVTQLSLPTAEDDL from the coding sequence ATGAAGTTAACTAAAACAGTCACCGCGGCGCCGGTTATTGAACCCATGTTACCGCTAATTAATATTATCTTCTTATTGTTGATATTTTTTATGGTCTCTGCACATATCACCACGCCGATTACTGGTATTTTAATACCTAACCAATCAAAAGAAAATCCTTTAGCGCATAAAAATAACTCGCAAGACAAGTGGCTTTTTATCAGTAAAGACGGCGAGTTAACTTATCAAAAAAATGTCATGGCTTTTTCTGCATTGGCAGATAATTTTCACGATAGAGCAGAGTTGTCGATACTCGCCGATAGCGAGATAACCACAGGGATGCTAGAAAAAATTGTTAGAGAGCTCAGTAAAGCAGGAGTTAAAAACCTCAAGTTAGTAACGCAATTATCACTTCCTACTGCAGAGGACGACTTATGA
- a CDS encoding DUF2271 domain-containing protein, producing MGQSSADESIAVEQKITVQIELPSFDKNQLNPYFSLWLSKKNNQHKALVVIREKVKWLRDLKKFWRSIARENRSESDAVTSATNRSKKFNYEFIVDSTWDKISLEVAREHGKRELITLPISLTKSCVNGELEIEKFCIERGNNN from the coding sequence ATGGGTCAGTCATCTGCTGACGAATCAATCGCTGTAGAGCAAAAAATAACAGTGCAAATTGAACTGCCCTCTTTTGATAAAAACCAGCTAAATCCATATTTTTCTCTCTGGCTAAGTAAAAAAAACAATCAACATAAAGCGTTGGTAGTGATCAGAGAAAAGGTCAAATGGTTAAGAGATTTGAAAAAGTTTTGGCGTAGTATTGCGCGAGAAAACCGCAGTGAAAGTGACGCGGTTACCTCAGCAACCAATAGAAGTAAGAAATTTAACTATGAATTTATAGTCGATAGTACTTGGGATAAAATTTCTTTAGAAGTCGCACGAGAGCATGGTAAGAGAGAGTTAATCACTCTCCCTATTTCACTGACAAAATCATGCGTTAATGGCGAACTTGAAATAGAAAAGTTTTGTATTGAACGTGGAAATAATAACTAG
- a CDS encoding DUF2798 domain-containing protein: MSYKLKFRLLTSALMSLLMASVMSGCIIAMKFNGTGVLFLEAWRDAFIFAWPIAFPTAFFMGPVVQYLVKKILPES; this comes from the coding sequence ATGAGTTATAAACTAAAATTTAGATTATTGACTTCTGCGTTAATGTCGCTGTTAATGGCCTCTGTCATGAGCGGCTGTATTATTGCGATGAAATTCAATGGTACCGGCGTGTTATTCCTAGAGGCATGGCGTGATGCTTTTATTTTTGCATGGCCCATTGCCTTTCCAACAGCGTTTTTCATGGGCCCAGTGGTACAATATTTGGTTAAGAAAATATTGCCGGAAAGCTAG
- a CDS encoding energy transducer TonB produces MNWRPKPIATGVTALVCALYFNVIFCDEMDRGRRKHHQALQVVDMTLTFSSPLPSANTEKNQQNTPPETTSSPPEPEVPKPMTKPAVKPNKPVKRLAVVPVKKPEVKPIVKKKPIAKTKVDIARAKHNDDNKPHEKDVAKNNKPTSFENNSQPSPTSAIVQNTSSAASSQRTGVESVMHDYMGQVRDYIAKQKRYPIEAKIRRHQGNVTISFIIDADGRVSESKIIQACKSRYINKSVKTLLSKLRFNAAPQEIRDQFPKIVVLDVNYQFG; encoded by the coding sequence ATGAATTGGCGACCAAAACCTATTGCGACTGGTGTGACAGCCTTAGTTTGCGCACTTTATTTCAATGTGATCTTTTGTGATGAGATGGATCGGGGCAGAAGAAAACATCATCAGGCTTTGCAAGTTGTTGATATGACGTTGACCTTTTCAAGCCCGCTGCCAAGTGCTAATACTGAAAAAAACCAGCAAAATACGCCGCCTGAAACAACGAGTAGCCCCCCTGAACCTGAAGTGCCCAAACCAATGACTAAACCTGCAGTTAAGCCGAATAAGCCAGTGAAACGTTTAGCTGTTGTACCCGTAAAAAAACCGGAAGTAAAACCAATCGTAAAAAAGAAGCCTATAGCTAAAACAAAGGTAGATATAGCAAGGGCTAAGCATAATGACGATAATAAACCTCATGAAAAAGACGTAGCAAAAAACAATAAACCGACCAGTTTTGAAAATAATAGCCAACCATCACCAACTTCCGCTATTGTTCAAAATACTAGCAGTGCTGCCAGCTCACAACGTACGGGTGTGGAATCAGTAATGCATGATTATATGGGACAAGTACGTGATTATATTGCTAAGCAAAAACGCTACCCTATAGAGGCAAAAATAAGAAGGCATCAAGGCAATGTCACTATTAGCTTTATTATTGATGCTGACGGACGAGTATCTGAATCTAAAATCATTCAAGCATGTAAAAGTCGCTACATTAATAAAAGTGTAAAAACATTACTTTCAAAACTTAGGTTTAACGCGGCCCCTCAGGAGATAAGAGATCAATTCCCGAAAATAGTCGTATTAGACGTCAACTATCAATTTGGCTAG
- a CDS encoding efflux RND transporter permease subunit — MTKKSMLSAPSLWMIDNPIASSLLTFGIIILGLLSFNSINQESSPSFQINEILIKASYPGATPKDIEQGIVLSIEHQLRDNPNIDRISADAYEGSARITLDLIEGVNPDTILSQVKNSIDGINSFPAEMENPTITFVEELDSIVEIGLHGELSELVLYREASQLKQSMLDELDLAKISIQGARSPEIVIELNQEKLRQYQLTLSQVLSKVKASVTDIPAGSINTQGGEILIRTLGRKEQSEQFADIDIINDGNGNRVTLAEIATISDSFQGQIRPFQVNSEPGLELKVYQNKSSKPMDISKDIQAFIADYQAEIPAGLTLTILQDESEPFGQRINLLTSNGLIGILLVILVLSLFLDLRLAFWVSMGIPISIVGTLGLMPILDIPINMVTLFAFIITIGILVDDAVIVAENIYLKVQQGIAMNIALKDGVKEMTLPVVFSVATNIIAFIPLLYVPGELGVMYKPMTLLIFAIFIVSLIEALLILPLHLRHIDKPMRFGTITKIQAYCFKRFDHFKSAVYARWLRTSCQNPITVIIIFLSLSTLVFSWVYSGRVDSSFVPKIESTRIDAEVEFPTGAPLKDKISIINYIERAGIEAIASLNGQNDYKFRMQDIGSSSGSSTFMIVPDDQRAFTAKEFVNAWRTHIGEVPGVKSIFFDYQVGPGGGKELVIELGHKNAEILTLAANELMDGLNRLSGVTDIDSALMDGKLQYNLTPTPLGKSLGFTSDNLGEQIRLRFFGGEAIRQIVAGDEVKVRVMMQRSEQYYANQLSQLIITAPNGDSVELAQVANISTTKAATSINRVDGIQIVEVTASILRQVASASLILTTVEENLLSNLSEKYPELDVELGGAARIESKVNSEIIKGIGLAFALIFAMLAIIFRNYIDAILVLLIIPFCLAAAMLGHIVMGYSFSVMSLFGMIALSGLVINGSFVMLLKIKALRKEGMDYKNAVIEGALNRFRPVVLTAITTAAGLFPMLFETSTQALYLVPMVISLSFGSVFSMATILILSPAMFTLSEKFKNTRNNLATDSMVT; from the coding sequence ATGACCAAAAAAAGCATGTTATCAGCACCTTCTCTATGGATGATTGATAACCCTATTGCTTCAAGCTTATTAACTTTTGGCATAATTATTCTTGGCTTACTGTCTTTTAATAGCATTAATCAGGAAAGTAGTCCTTCTTTTCAGATTAATGAAATTTTAATCAAGGCAAGTTATCCCGGTGCTACGCCTAAAGATATTGAGCAAGGTATCGTATTAAGTATTGAGCATCAATTAAGAGACAATCCGAATATTGACCGAATAAGTGCCGATGCCTATGAAGGCTCGGCTCGTATCACTTTGGATTTAATTGAAGGTGTTAATCCTGATACCATATTGTCGCAAGTTAAAAACAGTATTGATGGTATTAACAGCTTTCCCGCTGAAATGGAAAATCCAACCATTACTTTTGTTGAAGAGCTCGACAGTATTGTAGAAATTGGACTCCATGGTGAACTCTCAGAATTAGTGCTCTACCGTGAAGCCTCGCAGTTAAAGCAAAGCATGTTAGATGAACTCGATTTAGCCAAAATCAGCATTCAAGGTGCGCGCTCTCCTGAAATCGTTATCGAACTTAATCAGGAGAAGTTACGCCAATATCAACTGACATTATCGCAAGTATTATCAAAAGTTAAAGCTTCGGTGACCGATATCCCTGCAGGCAGTATTAATACGCAAGGTGGTGAGATTTTAATTCGTACGCTAGGTCGAAAAGAGCAAAGCGAGCAGTTTGCAGATATAGATATCATCAATGACGGCAATGGCAATCGTGTGACCTTAGCTGAAATTGCTACCATTAGTGACAGCTTTCAAGGGCAAATACGACCATTTCAAGTCAACAGTGAGCCCGGATTAGAGCTTAAGGTTTATCAAAACAAAAGCAGTAAGCCGATGGATATCAGTAAAGATATTCAAGCGTTTATCGCGGACTACCAAGCAGAAATTCCCGCGGGTTTAACCTTAACTATATTGCAAGATGAGTCAGAGCCTTTTGGTCAACGCATTAATTTACTGACCAGTAATGGTCTTATTGGCATCTTGTTGGTGATCTTAGTATTATCACTATTTCTCGATTTAAGATTAGCTTTTTGGGTCAGTATGGGCATACCTATTTCGATTGTTGGCACCCTAGGGCTGATGCCAATACTTGATATTCCCATTAACATGGTGACACTATTTGCTTTTATCATCACCATAGGAATATTGGTTGATGACGCGGTGATTGTGGCTGAAAATATTTACCTGAAAGTTCAGCAAGGCATTGCCATGAATATTGCGCTAAAAGATGGCGTAAAAGAAATGACCTTACCTGTGGTTTTTTCAGTGGCCACTAATATCATTGCGTTTATTCCGCTACTTTATGTGCCGGGTGAACTTGGTGTTATGTATAAACCAATGACCTTACTCATTTTTGCCATTTTCATCGTCTCACTTATCGAAGCGCTATTAATATTGCCTTTGCATTTAAGACATATTGATAAGCCGATGCGCTTTGGTACGATAACGAAAATTCAAGCTTATTGCTTTAAACGTTTCGACCACTTTAAAAGTGCGGTTTATGCTCGATGGTTACGCACCAGTTGTCAGAACCCTATTACCGTTATTATCATCTTTTTATCACTGTCTACCTTAGTTTTTTCATGGGTGTATAGTGGCCGAGTGGATTCAAGTTTTGTCCCTAAAATTGAATCAACACGTATTGATGCTGAAGTGGAATTCCCCACCGGTGCGCCGTTAAAAGATAAAATCAGTATTATTAATTATATTGAACGCGCTGGTATCGAAGCCATTGCCAGTCTAAACGGACAAAACGATTATAAGTTTCGCATGCAAGATATTGGTTCAAGCAGTGGCTCGTCAACCTTTATGATTGTGCCTGATGACCAACGAGCTTTTACCGCCAAAGAATTTGTTAACGCATGGCGCACTCATATAGGTGAAGTGCCCGGCGTAAAATCAATTTTCTTTGACTACCAAGTAGGTCCAGGTGGCGGTAAAGAGCTAGTAATTGAACTAGGACATAAAAATGCAGAAATATTAACCTTAGCCGCTAATGAATTAATGGATGGCCTAAATAGATTATCAGGCGTTACTGATATTGATAGCGCATTAATGGACGGTAAGCTGCAATATAACCTTACGCCAACACCTTTAGGTAAAAGTCTTGGTTTTACCTCTGACAATTTAGGCGAGCAAATTCGCTTACGCTTTTTTGGTGGCGAAGCCATTCGACAAATAGTGGCCGGAGATGAAGTTAAAGTGAGAGTGATGATGCAAAGAAGCGAGCAATACTATGCTAATCAGCTTAGCCAACTCATCATCACCGCGCCTAATGGCGATAGTGTTGAGTTAGCACAAGTTGCCAACATTTCCACCACTAAGGCCGCCACGAGTATTAACCGTGTCGACGGTATCCAGATAGTGGAAGTTACTGCCAGCATATTGCGCCAAGTGGCGAGTGCGTCACTGATACTGACCACGGTTGAAGAAAACTTATTAAGCAATTTAAGTGAAAAATACCCTGAGCTTGACGTAGAGCTCGGTGGCGCTGCACGTATTGAGTCAAAAGTTAATTCAGAAATAATTAAGGGGATAGGCCTGGCATTCGCGCTTATTTTTGCCATGTTAGCGATAATATTTAGAAACTATATTGATGCTATTCTCGTACTGCTTATTATCCCATTTTGTTTAGCAGCGGCTATGTTAGGGCATATTGTCATGGGATATTCGTTTAGTGTGATGAGCTTATTTGGCATGATTGCGCTATCTGGTTTAGTCATCAATGGCTCGTTCGTTATGCTCCTTAAAATCAAAGCCCTGCGCAAAGAGGGCATGGATTATAAAAATGCAGTCATAGAAGGCGCTTTAAATCGTTTTCGCCCAGTCGTATTAACTGCAATAACCACCGCCGCGGGTTTGTTTCCCATGTTATTTGAAACGTCGACGCAGGCCTTGTATTTAGTGCCAATGGTGATCAGTTTAAGCTTTGGCTCGGTATTCTCTATGGCGACGATACTTATACTGAGTCCTGCGATGTTTACTTTGTCTGAAAAGTTTAAGAATACCCGCAATAATTTAGCAACAGACTCCATGGTCACTTAA
- a CDS encoding response regulator transcription factor, producing MILLIENNSQSAELIGSYLSSHHVEVDYAFNGIAGYEFASKNKYEVIIINNRIPKLDSLMLCHRIRNELFISTPIIFLGENDDVQDKVAAFRSGADDFIVKPLANEELHCRIQALVLRGPRRDIGKQTVANIEIDYNLRTVTCNDTTVKLHFLQMNILKVLVQHYPNTVSRRMLEQEIWGEESPASAPLRTHIYRLRIALEKPFQQPVIDTVYGQGYHLAHPF from the coding sequence ATGATTCTACTAATTGAAAACAACTCACAGAGTGCCGAATTAATCGGTAGCTACTTGTCGAGCCATCACGTTGAGGTTGACTATGCGTTCAACGGCATTGCCGGTTATGAATTCGCATCGAAAAACAAATACGAAGTCATTATTATAAATAATCGAATTCCTAAGTTAGATAGTTTAATGCTATGCCATAGAATTCGAAATGAACTCTTTATCAGTACGCCTATTATTTTTTTGGGTGAGAATGATGATGTTCAAGATAAAGTGGCCGCTTTTAGGTCAGGAGCGGACGACTTTATTGTTAAGCCGTTAGCAAATGAAGAGCTGCATTGCCGAATTCAAGCGTTAGTATTACGCGGCCCCCGCAGAGATATTGGCAAACAAACTGTAGCCAATATTGAAATTGACTATAACTTAAGAACCGTAACCTGCAATGACACCACAGTAAAACTACATTTTTTACAAATGAATATTTTAAAAGTGCTGGTGCAGCACTATCCAAATACGGTCTCTCGCCGAATGCTTGAACAAGAGATTTGGGGCGAAGAATCTCCGGCAAGCGCACCGCTTAGAACCCATATTTATCGCTTACGCATCGCACTTGAAAAGCCTTTTCAACAGCCGGTTATCGATACGGTTTATGGGCAAGGGTATCACCTAGCCCACCCTTTTTAA
- a CDS encoding efflux RND transporter periplasmic adaptor subunit has translation MKNYSLKPLTALIVVLTLVLATVILATAPTQALSPQKEKVLSVSVIDVEPQSFVPSYQAFGRTESVQKLSLTSQIEGEVIYVNQAFIAGSQLQKGELIYEIDDRDYLFKLNQKKSELQIAQANLQVELGEQKVAKQEYLRIESEFSDNSLLQKSLMLREPQLVTVKANVTIAQNNVNLAMRDLKRCKVISNGTYTVLAKTIYPGSFVNKGDSIGELVQLSPLRVSLPVPNDVASMLAVGQQVVAIGQNKQKRRAIVSEVSPNLYANSQLRQVYLSIENQDEIFILGEFITVDLQLTPQKNTLRIPLSAIDNGMFWIVDQDKKLSARAATVIWQDERSAIVNNNIAKGDSVVTSAIAGAQEGMLANIVTGIL, from the coding sequence ATGAAAAATTATAGTTTAAAACCATTAACTGCACTTATTGTTGTATTAACACTGGTGCTTGCCACTGTGATCCTCGCAACAGCACCCACACAAGCGTTATCGCCACAAAAAGAAAAAGTCTTATCAGTGAGTGTTATTGATGTTGAACCTCAAAGCTTCGTGCCCTCTTATCAGGCATTTGGCCGAACAGAGTCAGTGCAAAAATTGTCATTAACTTCGCAAATTGAAGGCGAAGTTATTTATGTTAATCAAGCTTTTATTGCCGGTAGTCAACTTCAAAAAGGTGAGCTGATTTATGAAATTGATGATCGAGACTATTTATTTAAATTAAATCAAAAAAAGAGCGAGTTACAAATAGCACAAGCAAATTTACAAGTTGAATTGGGTGAGCAAAAGGTTGCCAAGCAAGAATATCTGCGTATTGAAAGTGAATTTAGTGATAATAGCTTATTGCAAAAGTCACTTATGTTACGAGAGCCACAGTTAGTCACTGTAAAAGCAAACGTCACGATTGCCCAAAATAATGTAAACCTTGCTATGAGAGACTTAAAAAGATGCAAAGTTATCAGTAATGGCACCTATACCGTATTAGCAAAAACAATTTATCCGGGTAGCTTTGTTAATAAGGGCGATAGTATTGGTGAACTAGTACAACTTTCACCGCTACGTGTTTCACTCCCTGTGCCTAATGATGTCGCGAGTATGCTAGCGGTAGGGCAACAGGTTGTAGCTATCGGTCAAAATAAGCAAAAGCGCCGAGCCATAGTGTCAGAGGTGTCGCCAAATTTATATGCTAACAGCCAATTAAGACAAGTTTACTTAAGTATAGAAAATCAAGACGAGATTTTTATTTTAGGTGAATTTATTACCGTCGATTTACAGTTAACACCGCAAAAAAACACCCTAAGAATACCGCTTAGCGCAATTGACAACGGAATGTTTTGGATTGTTGACCAAGACAAAAAATTATCAGCAAGGGCCGCAACCGTTATTTGGCAAGATGAGCGTAGTGCAATTGTTAATAACAATATTGCTAAAGGTGACTCCGTCGTTACCAGTGCAATAGCAGGGGCACAAGAAGGTATGCTTGCGAATATCGTGACGGGGATTTTATAA